One genomic region from Erythrobacter mangrovi encodes:
- a CDS encoding single-stranded DNA-binding protein has translation MTNIAILTGRIARDPETRETKGGTNVTGITVVTDRPARDKDGKTYKDENGYTAKESEFHRVTCFNGLAKTVGQYCSKGQLVSVQGRIHYTQWEDKDGVTRYGTEILADKVDFLSRGNGSGDDNDNTDAPEID, from the coding sequence ATGACCAATATCGCAATCCTCACCGGCCGCATCGCCCGCGATCCGGAAACCCGCGAGACCAAGGGCGGCACCAACGTCACCGGGATCACCGTCGTCACCGATCGCCCCGCACGCGACAAGGACGGCAAGACCTACAAGGACGAGAACGGCTACACCGCCAAGGAAAGCGAGTTCCACCGGGTGACCTGCTTTAACGGCCTCGCAAAGACCGTCGGTCAGTACTGCTCCAAGGGCCAGCTGGTATCGGTCCAGGGCCGCATCCACTACACCCAGTGGGAGGACAAGGACGGGGTTACGCGCTACGGCACCGAGATCCTCGCCGACAAAGTCGACTTCCTCTCGCGCGGTAACGGCTCGGGTGACGACAACGACAACACCGACGCTCCCGAGATCGACTGA
- a CDS encoding DUF6437 family protein: protein MPTKRSAVAALRKLEADRLALTERQKQLEEQAALELGRIILGTGLETFSKKALAKVARELGKLGEEASLLSLLPPARSSSRTEQSTGE from the coding sequence ATGCCAACAAAACGAAGCGCTGTCGCAGCACTCCGGAAACTCGAAGCTGACCGGCTGGCACTCACCGAGCGCCAGAAGCAACTTGAGGAGCAAGCCGCACTTGAACTGGGCCGCATCATCCTAGGAACAGGACTTGAGACCTTCTCGAAGAAGGCGCTCGCAAAAGTTGCCCGAGAGCTCGGAAAGCTCGGCGAAGAAGCATCTCTGCTGAGCCTGCTTCCACCGGCTCGCTCGTCTTCTCGCACCGAACAGTCAACCGGTGAGTAG
- a CDS encoding site-specific integrase yields MVPKRRRSARRALLDGNFARRKLPQREREYCIWDTELAGFGLRVRPSGNYFWFVRLRHRGKHRRITLGRTDELEAGLARAQARRILAETALDGLPKRAVVKATPTMTDFVEAYWDDLSRVWKPSTTKRNWDAWRLDIKPTFGDTRVADILPADIHRWRDGCAGESEVKFNRAVPVLSALLKYAEALKMRRPGSNPCRGMPRYKRQSVERYLTPAEYRRIGAALREAEADRPAEVAIARLLLFTGARVGEIKNLRWEWVKPPRLLLPDSKTGPKVIWLNSQAQDVLAVIERREDSELVFPNKTGKRPVNFDQWWFVFRRRCALPDVRIHDLRHSFASTAIMENVPLSTIGKLLGHKLVETTAKYAHLSDDVIGEAAERISGSLAQAIGLRP; encoded by the coding sequence ATGGTCCCCAAACGTCGAAGGTCTGCCCGTAGAGCGCTTCTCGATGGCAATTTTGCCCGCCGCAAACTGCCGCAGCGCGAACGCGAATACTGCATCTGGGACACCGAGCTGGCAGGCTTCGGTCTTCGCGTAAGGCCGAGCGGGAACTACTTCTGGTTCGTTCGCTTGCGGCATCGCGGCAAGCATCGGCGCATCACCCTTGGCCGGACCGACGAGCTTGAGGCGGGACTGGCAAGGGCGCAGGCTCGCCGCATTCTTGCAGAAACCGCGCTCGACGGATTGCCCAAGCGCGCAGTGGTGAAGGCCACCCCAACGATGACCGATTTCGTCGAGGCTTATTGGGATGATCTATCCCGCGTCTGGAAGCCCTCGACCACCAAACGAAATTGGGATGCGTGGCGGCTCGATATCAAGCCTACGTTTGGCGACACGCGCGTGGCGGACATCCTTCCAGCAGACATCCACCGCTGGCGCGATGGATGCGCGGGAGAGAGCGAGGTGAAGTTCAACCGCGCCGTGCCCGTGCTGTCCGCGCTGCTCAAATATGCCGAGGCGCTCAAGATGCGTCGGCCAGGTTCGAACCCCTGTCGAGGAATGCCGCGCTACAAGCGGCAAAGCGTCGAACGCTATTTGACGCCAGCCGAGTATCGCCGGATCGGAGCGGCATTGCGAGAGGCTGAGGCAGACCGACCGGCAGAGGTCGCAATCGCTCGCCTGCTCTTGTTCACCGGCGCGCGCGTGGGCGAGATCAAGAATCTGCGCTGGGAGTGGGTGAAGCCACCGCGACTGCTGCTGCCAGACAGCAAGACCGGTCCCAAGGTGATCTGGCTCAATTCGCAGGCGCAGGACGTACTTGCGGTGATCGAGCGGCGCGAAGATAGCGAGCTGGTATTCCCGAACAAGACCGGCAAGCGTCCGGTGAACTTCGATCAGTGGTGGTTCGTTTTCCGGCGGCGCTGCGCATTGCCCGACGTTCGTATCCATGATTTGCGCCACAGCTTTGCTTCAACAGCGATTATGGAAAACGTGCCGCTATCGACCATCGGCAAGCTGCTGGGCCACAAGCTGGTTGAGACGACCGCCAAATATGCGCATCTGTCCGATGATGTGATCGGCGAAGCCGCCGAGCGGATTTCCGGCTCGCTGGCGCAAGCTATTGGCCTCAGGCCATGA
- a CDS encoding tyrosine-type recombinase/integrase: MTAASLKKIVEEALAEVGATVNFKLVPKGKARTTTWLGVEHGFGIRHYPSGRNVYIVQTRMAGRMRTVTIGPTSVLTRYQAQMVARRVIAYAQVGRDPATERQRIRSAPSFADFVTEYWDRWAPRWKASTLETHTGYRRRYLDDAFVGVYIDELNEGHVTSWFADLNNLTGPGASNRTFEILKHMLNKAEDWGYRLENTNPCRSVRPNRKRQCERFLTNDELARLGAELTNLRASEDRTKQCSGAAITLLLLTGCRKSEILTLEWTDIKGNRLHLRDSKTGPRTVWLGSAAREVIAALPRFERIPYPFWNYRYRKPLRCVNGFWRRLRDEAGLPDVRIHDLRHTFASHAAMNKETLPMIGRLLGHANVQTTARYAHFDDGHLLEAAQQIGDLLECMLN; this comes from the coding sequence ATGACCGCCGCCAGTCTCAAGAAGATCGTCGAAGAGGCGCTTGCCGAGGTCGGGGCAACGGTCAACTTCAAGCTCGTTCCCAAAGGCAAGGCGCGCACCACGACCTGGCTTGGTGTCGAGCACGGTTTTGGCATTCGCCACTATCCGAGTGGCCGCAACGTCTACATCGTCCAGACGCGCATGGCAGGCCGAATGCGCACGGTCACAATCGGGCCTACATCGGTCCTAACTCGCTATCAGGCCCAAATGGTCGCGCGCCGCGTCATCGCATATGCACAGGTCGGTCGCGATCCGGCGACCGAACGCCAGCGCATCCGGTCCGCGCCGAGCTTCGCCGATTTCGTGACCGAATATTGGGATCGCTGGGCGCCACGTTGGAAAGCATCGACCCTGGAAACGCACACCGGCTACCGCCGCCGCTATCTCGATGATGCCTTTGTCGGCGTCTACATCGACGAACTCAACGAGGGCCATGTCACGAGCTGGTTCGCGGACCTCAACAATCTGACTGGACCGGGAGCATCGAACCGTACGTTCGAAATCCTCAAGCATATGCTGAACAAGGCAGAGGACTGGGGCTACCGGCTCGAGAACACCAATCCGTGCCGCTCCGTCCGGCCCAACCGCAAGCGCCAGTGCGAGCGCTTCCTTACCAATGATGAACTGGCCCGTCTGGGTGCCGAGCTGACAAATCTGCGCGCATCAGAGGATCGCACCAAGCAATGTTCGGGTGCAGCGATCACGCTCCTGTTGCTGACTGGTTGTCGCAAGAGCGAAATCCTCACGCTCGAATGGACCGACATCAAGGGCAACCGGCTGCACTTGCGCGATAGCAAAACCGGGCCGCGAACGGTTTGGCTTGGCTCGGCAGCGCGCGAGGTGATCGCCGCGCTTCCGCGCTTCGAGAGGATCCCATATCCATTCTGGAACTACCGCTACCGCAAACCGCTTCGATGCGTGAATGGCTTCTGGCGCAGGCTCAGAGACGAAGCAGGGCTACCCGACGTTCGCATCCACGACTTGCGCCATACCTTTGCTAGCCATGCAGCGATGAACAAGGAAACCTTGCCGATGATCGGACGGTTGCTCGGTCATGCTAATGTGCAGACGACCGCGCGCTATGCTCATTTCGATGACGGTCATTTGCTTGAAGCGGCGCAGCAAATCGGCGATTTGCTCGAGTGCATGCTAAATTGA
- a CDS encoding DUF983 domain-containing protein has protein sequence MVVKISERTKRAWIFEAGWKGLCPRCGKGDMFRSWLKVTDKCEQCGLDYRFASPDDGPAFFSLCFVAPPLLAVIVWLQVSLELPTLVLFVIGLPLLGIGCVLPLRPIKGWLVASQFVNKAVEAGTEKLWAEMHEREDDSRNDKLGS, from the coding sequence ATGGTGGTGAAGATTTCCGAGCGAACCAAACGAGCGTGGATTTTCGAAGCGGGTTGGAAAGGGTTGTGTCCTCGCTGCGGGAAAGGCGACATGTTTCGCTCGTGGCTCAAGGTCACCGACAAATGCGAGCAATGTGGTCTCGACTATCGGTTCGCATCTCCTGACGACGGGCCAGCCTTTTTTTCCCTCTGCTTCGTCGCCCCCCCATTGCTTGCCGTGATCGTTTGGCTACAGGTCTCGCTCGAACTCCCGACTCTGGTGCTTTTCGTGATCGGCCTCCCCTTGTTAGGGATTGGCTGCGTTTTGCCGTTGCGTCCAATCAAGGGGTGGCTTGTGGCCTCGCAGTTCGTCAACAAGGCTGTCGAAGCCGGCACAGAGAAACTGTGGGCGGAAATGCACGAGCGGGAGGATGATTCCAGAAATGACAAACTGGGTTCCTGA
- a CDS encoding aminotransferase-like domain-containing protein, with protein sequence MTNWVPDLSGKAGPKYLALAESLTNSIGTGELKPGARLPPQRELAQTLGFDLTTVTRAYNIARQRGLIDGRGKAGSFVRETATHSIYAAAQVDTGLNTPPVPSDGILQKEMKRAFDLALGQNAGSLLQYQSAGNDQAIIRAGTDLAARVGLKPAMDQVVTAAGGQNALLAVSRAVLAPGARVACGEFVYPGFRAIALRLGVELVPLQAMNADTLELACRQNDIAALYVVPTNDNPTATTIPLSERRRIAEVAQRYKLQIIEDDAYGLLPKSPLQAISSLVPQQSWHILSTSKIISPALRIAFISAPTVADALRLTAEVHDTAVMPPPLNAAMVAMWLREGAFDSLVSAVRGEAEWRSDLAAKILKDHSICLQPQGYHLWLSLPAGASASMLSQQLTAAGVGAIPSDRFAVGKVAAQALRVSLGGTAPRTTLEAALRQLAGHLSLLDVERADII encoded by the coding sequence ATGACAAACTGGGTTCCTGATCTGAGCGGAAAAGCTGGCCCCAAGTATCTTGCGCTCGCGGAATCACTGACGAATTCTATCGGGACTGGCGAGCTGAAGCCTGGCGCGCGATTGCCTCCACAGCGCGAACTGGCGCAAACTCTAGGCTTTGATCTGACCACCGTTACCCGTGCCTACAACATCGCTCGTCAGCGTGGGTTGATCGATGGTCGGGGGAAAGCCGGGAGCTTCGTGCGGGAGACGGCCACGCATTCGATCTACGCAGCCGCGCAAGTGGATACCGGATTGAATACGCCGCCTGTCCCATCGGACGGGATTCTCCAGAAAGAGATGAAAAGAGCTTTCGATTTGGCTCTTGGCCAGAACGCGGGCTCATTGCTCCAATATCAATCCGCTGGCAATGATCAGGCAATCATCCGGGCTGGAACCGACCTTGCGGCGCGGGTCGGGCTGAAACCGGCTATGGATCAGGTAGTCACGGCGGCTGGCGGCCAGAATGCGCTGCTCGCCGTATCGCGGGCGGTACTTGCTCCTGGTGCCAGGGTCGCCTGCGGAGAGTTCGTCTACCCCGGCTTTCGCGCAATTGCTTTGCGTCTGGGGGTCGAACTGGTTCCCTTGCAGGCCATGAATGCCGATACACTGGAGCTTGCCTGTCGGCAGAATGATATTGCGGCGCTCTATGTCGTTCCTACCAACGACAATCCCACGGCAACCACCATCCCGCTTTCGGAACGTCGGAGAATTGCTGAGGTCGCTCAGCGATACAAGCTGCAGATCATCGAGGACGATGCCTATGGCCTTCTGCCAAAGAGTCCGCTGCAGGCGATTTCCAGCCTTGTTCCGCAGCAATCGTGGCACATCCTCAGTACGTCCAAAATCATCTCACCTGCTCTGCGGATTGCCTTCATCAGCGCGCCCACCGTGGCAGATGCACTGCGGCTAACGGCGGAGGTGCATGACACCGCTGTGATGCCACCTCCGCTCAATGCGGCAATGGTCGCAATGTGGTTGCGCGAGGGGGCCTTTGACAGCTTGGTGTCGGCAGTGCGGGGCGAAGCCGAATGGCGTTCGGATCTTGCTGCCAAGATCCTGAAGGATCATTCAATCTGCCTCCAGCCTCAGGGTTACCATCTCTGGCTTTCGCTTCCAGCTGGAGCGTCGGCTTCCATGCTCTCTCAGCAGCTTACTGCCGCGGGTGTCGGAGCGATTCCATCCGACAGGTTCGCGGTAGGCAAGGTCGCCGCGCAAGCGCTGAGGGTCTCGCTTGGCGGCACGGCCCCACGAACAACCCTTGAGGCCGCTTTGAGACAACTCGCGGGCCATCTATCTCTACTCGACGTCGAGCGGGCTGATATCATTTAG
- a CDS encoding DUF1259 domain-containing protein → MKQLRRTLFVGGLALSLSAMSAALHAQDNLGNLEALIFEASHSEVTMTDDGVARIGWTRADVPVMVDGMRLDPPAGLGSWAAFKPVDGGVMVMGDTVVFEDEITAAMDAALANGLTVTALHNHFIFDDPPVYFMHIGGHGETAKMAAGVKAVWDAIKEVRAASPTPQRSFGGMTPDANGTIEALALSEILGTEPSIADGVVKYTFARQGRMHGVEIGGSMGLTTWAAFSGTNDLAAVDGDFIMTEDEVQPVLRALRERDIHIVALHNHMIGGEPMFYFLHYWGVGPAKELAAAIAAARNAQAETG, encoded by the coding sequence ATGAAGCAATTACGCAGAACATTGTTCGTCGGCGGCTTGGCTCTATCGCTATCAGCGATGTCGGCGGCTCTTCACGCGCAGGATAATCTCGGCAATCTCGAGGCACTGATTTTCGAGGCATCGCACTCGGAGGTCACCATGACCGACGATGGGGTCGCACGCATCGGTTGGACGCGCGCCGACGTGCCGGTGATGGTCGACGGCATGCGCCTCGATCCCCCGGCAGGTCTCGGCTCATGGGCTGCCTTCAAACCCGTCGATGGCGGAGTGATGGTCATGGGCGACACGGTCGTATTCGAGGATGAGATAACAGCCGCGATGGACGCTGCCCTCGCCAACGGGTTGACCGTCACCGCGCTGCACAATCATTTCATATTCGACGATCCGCCGGTCTATTTTATGCATATCGGCGGGCATGGGGAAACCGCCAAGATGGCAGCGGGTGTAAAAGCCGTCTGGGATGCCATCAAGGAAGTGCGCGCCGCCTCGCCGACGCCGCAGCGCAGTTTCGGTGGCATGACGCCGGATGCAAACGGCACGATCGAAGCCCTGGCGCTGAGCGAAATCTTGGGCACCGAGCCAAGCATCGCCGATGGTGTCGTGAAATACACCTTCGCTCGCCAAGGCCGCATGCACGGCGTTGAGATCGGTGGTTCGATGGGGCTTACGACCTGGGCGGCGTTCTCGGGCACCAACGACCTTGCCGCCGTGGATGGTGACTTCATCATGACCGAGGACGAAGTCCAGCCCGTGCTCCGCGCACTGCGCGAGCGGGATATCCATATCGTAGCATTGCATAACCACATGATCGGCGGTGAACCGATGTTTTACTTCCTCCACTACTGGGGAGTGGGTCCAGCAAAAGAGCTTGCAGCGGCGATTGCTGCTGCCCGTAACGCACAGGCCGAAACCGGATAG
- the chrA gene encoding chromate efflux transporter, whose translation MNSPANSGSVEQTPIPFSEGVRVWARVAALSFGGPAGQIAVMHRILVDEKRWIGENRFLHALNYCMLLPGPEAMQLATYIGWLLHGVRGGLVAGCLFVLPGFLSIMALSVLYASFQEASFVQAIFFGIKAAVLAIVIEALLRIGKRALKTWPMYLIAAAAFVAIFAFDAPFPLIIAAAALVGFLGGHFDPARFLVIRARETTEDGESEPEAVLHTGGMAKAQPTWRGAVRTALIWGSIWAAPIIALILLVGPNHVFTELAVFFSKLAVVTFGGAYAVLAYMAQEAVQTHGWLAPGEMLDGLGMAETTPGPLIQVVQFVGFMGGYREADMLGPVASGIAASVIVTWVTFVPCFLWIFLGAPFIEKLRGVKLLTAALSAVTAAVVGVILNLAIWFALHVAFARLDEVRGYGARLLVPDFATIDVASVVIAAAALIAMLRFKIGMLLVLFVSALIGSLYYLAMMAGT comes from the coding sequence ATGAATTCTCCCGCTAATTCAGGTTCCGTAGAACAAACTCCGATCCCGTTTTCCGAAGGGGTGCGTGTCTGGGCGCGCGTGGCCGCGTTGAGCTTTGGTGGACCAGCGGGCCAGATCGCGGTGATGCACCGCATTCTAGTCGATGAAAAGCGCTGGATCGGGGAGAACCGGTTCCTGCATGCGCTCAATTACTGCATGCTCCTGCCCGGACCGGAAGCCATGCAGCTTGCCACCTATATTGGCTGGTTGCTCCACGGCGTTCGCGGTGGCCTCGTCGCAGGATGCCTGTTCGTCCTTCCCGGCTTCCTCAGCATTATGGCGCTTAGCGTGCTCTATGCCAGTTTTCAGGAGGCCAGCTTCGTCCAGGCGATTTTCTTCGGCATTAAGGCGGCGGTGCTCGCCATAGTCATCGAGGCCCTGCTGCGCATCGGGAAAAGGGCATTGAAAACTTGGCCCATGTATCTGATTGCCGCCGCAGCCTTCGTGGCGATATTCGCATTCGATGCACCTTTCCCGCTGATTATCGCGGCCGCCGCGCTGGTCGGTTTTCTTGGAGGGCATTTCGATCCTGCACGGTTTCTGGTCATTCGCGCCCGTGAAACGACCGAGGACGGGGAGAGCGAGCCGGAAGCCGTGCTTCATACAGGCGGTATGGCGAAAGCGCAGCCTACATGGCGCGGAGCAGTCCGCACGGCCTTGATCTGGGGCAGCATCTGGGCAGCTCCCATAATTGCGCTGATCCTTCTTGTTGGCCCAAATCACGTGTTCACGGAACTGGCGGTTTTCTTCTCCAAGCTCGCGGTCGTGACATTCGGGGGCGCGTATGCCGTGCTGGCCTATATGGCGCAGGAAGCCGTGCAGACGCATGGCTGGCTTGCCCCCGGTGAAATGCTCGATGGGTTGGGCATGGCGGAGACCACGCCGGGTCCACTGATCCAGGTCGTCCAATTCGTGGGGTTCATGGGGGGATATCGCGAAGCAGACATGTTAGGCCCGGTGGCTTCGGGCATCGCGGCTTCGGTCATCGTCACGTGGGTCACGTTCGTGCCGTGCTTCCTATGGATTTTCCTTGGTGCGCCATTTATCGAAAAACTGCGCGGCGTGAAGCTTCTGACAGCGGCGCTTTCGGCGGTGACGGCAGCAGTCGTCGGTGTGATCCTAAACCTTGCCATCTGGTTTGCGCTGCACGTTGCCTTCGCACGGCTTGACGAGGTTCGAGGTTACGGCGCACGCCTGCTCGTGCCGGACTTCGCCACGATCGACGTCGCCTCCGTCGTCATTGCCGCTGCGGCCCTGATCGCCATGCTGCGCTTCAAGATCGGGATGTTGCTCGTTCTCTTCGTGAGCGCACTCATTGGGTCGCTGTATTACCTCGCAATGATGGCTGGCACCTGA